The Coffea eugenioides isolate CCC68of chromosome 8, Ceug_1.0, whole genome shotgun sequence genome has a segment encoding these proteins:
- the LOC113780406 gene encoding disease resistance protein RPM1-like: protein MAESVVGFLIKQLSTLLSQESTLLGGIRPDVQFIKDELGSMNAFLRQAEAKEDSDPQLQDWVKQVREVAYDTEDVLDDFAFRFAHGHADGFVGHVEKIYSSTKNLKARHRICLEIKDIKARVVEISARHQRYQSLYGTQEIGYSSSHVANADCDIRDQALLIEEAKLVGIDQPKKELISKILDDHYHLKLVSVVGMGGLGKTTLVKKVYDDAAVKKQFQSHAWITVSQNFQFNVIIKDLIQQLYEEIRQPVPLQVESMNGIRLSEFVRDFLKERRYILVLDDVWSLDAWEAIKYVLPDYNIASRVVLTTRIADVASASCLASHDFIHKMSPLSYEDSWTLFCNRTFQSNGCPSNLEEVCRKILKKCEGLPLGIVVIGGVLALKDKDKIDEWEMIFRGFGSEVRNFRKKAAGLASWRFRTHTREAKLMIWEPDSRAFQVLSANHF, encoded by the exons ATGGCTGAGAGTGTTGTTGGCTTTCTAATTAAGCAGCTCTCCACCTTACTTTCCCAAGAGAGCACGCTTTTGGGTGGAATTCGACCAGATGTTCAGTTCATCAAAGATGAACTCGGCAGCATGAATGCTTTCCTCAGACAAGCTGAAGCAAAGGAGGACAGTGACCCTCAACTCCAAGACTGGGTAAAGCAGGTTCGAGAAGTTGCTTATGATACAGAGGATGTTCTCGATGATTTTGCCTTCCGCTTTGCTCATGGACACGCGGATGGATTCGTTGGCCATGTTGAAAAGATCTACAGCTCAACAAAAAATCTGAAAGCCCGCCATCGGATTTGTTTGGAGATAAAAGATATCAAGGCCAGAGTTGTAGAGATTTCTGCAAGGCATCAGAGGTACCAGTCCTTGTATGGTACTCAAGAAATAGGCTACAGCTCTTCGCATGTGGCAAACGCAGATTGTGATATTCGTGATCAAGCACTGCTGATTGAAGAAGCTAAGCTTGTTGGCATCGATCAGCCCAAAAAAGAGCTCATCTCCAAAATCCTTGATGACCATTACCACTTGAAACTAGTTTCAGTGGTGGGAATGGGGGGACTCGGTAAAACCACCCTGGTGAAAAAGGTGTACGATGATGCTGCAGTGAAGAAACAATTTCAGAGCCATGCCTGGATAActgtttctcaaaattttcagttCAATGTCATCATCAAGGACTTGATTCAACAATTGTACGAGGAAATCAGACAGCCGGTGCCTCTGCAAGTGGAATCCATGAATGGTATTAGGCTGAGTGAATTTGTCAGAGACTTCCTCAAAGAAAGAAGGTACATCCTTGTCCTTGATGATGTGTGGAGTCTAGATGCCTGGGAAGCTATCAAATATGTGTTGCCTGACTACAACATTGCTAGTCGTGTTGTATTGACAACACGAATAGCCGATGTAGCTTCTGCATCCTGTTTAGCATCCCATGACTTTATCCATAAGATGAGTCCTCTCTCTTATGAAGATTCTTGGACTCTTTTTTGCAATAGAACATTTCAAAGTAATGGTTGCCCTTCAAATCTAGAAGAAGTTTGTAGAAAAATACTGAAAAAATGTGAGGGCCTACCTCTTGGAATTGTTGTAATTGGTGGTGTTTTGGCTCTGAAGGACAAGGATAAGATAGATGAATGGGAGATGATTTTTCGTGGCTTTGGTAGTGAG GTCAGGAATTTCCGTAAAAAGGCTGCTGGATTGGCTTCATGGAGATTTCGAACCCACACCCGCGAAGCCAAGCTGATGATTTGGGAGCCAGATTCAAGGGCTTTCCAGGTGCTTTCTGCGAACCATTTCTGA